The nucleotide window CCTGGGGGCCAGCCCGCGCGCCGGGCTGCAGCTGGCCGCCCTGGCCCGCGCCCGCGCCGCCATGAGGGGCCGGGACTTCGTGACGCCCGACGACGTCGCCCGCTCCGCGCACGGGGCCCTGACCCACCGCCTCATCCCGGCCGGGCGCTTCGCCTCGGCCGCCCAGGCCCATGCCGCCGCGGGGGAGGTCCTGGCGCGCATCGTGGCGCGCACGAAGGTGCCGGGCCGGTGAGCCGGGTCCTCTCCCCGCCCGCCCCGGCCCCCGGCGTCCAGCGGCCCGGACCGGTCGGCCCGCCCCGCCCGGTCCGCCTGCCCCGGGTGGGGCTGACCGCACGGGGGTGGGGGCTGGTGGCCCTGGCCGCCCTCATGGCCCTGGCCTGGTACCTGCTGCGACTGCACCTGCTCACCCACGCCGCCCTCCTCCTGCTGGCCCCCGTGGCCACCGCCCTGCTCGCCGTCGTGGTCATCGTGGTGGCCAACCTGCTGCGCCGCCCCCGCGCGGAGCTGAGCCTCCTGGGCCTGCCGCAGGTGGGCCAGCGGGTGCGGGTGGAGATCCGCACCGGCTGCCTCCTGCCCCGATTCCTGCCTGCCTGGGTCGCCTGGCGGGTGGGCCAGGCCCCCAGCGCCCCGGCCCTGACCCCCCTGGAGCGGGGCACCAGCCTCCTGATGGTCGGCGCCGCCCGGCGGGGCCCCGCCCCATTGGAGGCCCTGGGCATCGAGGTCATCGAGCCCCTGGGCCTGGCCCGCGCCCGCCTGCCCCTGGGGGCGGGCCTGACCGTGCTGGTCCTGCCCCAGCCCCTGCCATTGCCCGAGACGCTGGCCGCGCCGCAGGCCAGCCTGCGGCCGGGCGGGCGCGCCGGGGAGCAGGGCGAGGAGCGCGTGGGCAGCCTGCGGGACTACCGGCCCGGGGACGCCCTGGCCTCCATCCACTGGAAGCAGTCGGCCCGCCTGGACCGGCTCGTGGTCACCGAGCCGGAGCACGAGGCCCGGCCCCGGCCGCGCCTGGCCCTGGTCGTCGACCTCGGGGCCTACCAGGGCCCCGAGCAGGCCGAGACGGCCGTGGCCCTGGCCGCCGGCGTCATCGAGACCTGGGAGCAGGAGCGTCGCAGCGTCGACCTGCTGCTGCTGTCGCGGTGCGGTGCGCCGCAGGCCGGGCGGGCGGGGGAGGCGTCCTGGCTGCGCCTGCGCTACCGCTGCGAGGAGGAGCGCGTGCCCGCCCTGGCCCGGGTCCTGGCGCTGCTGGAGCACGGCGCCCCCGACCCCCTCGACGCCCTGCGCCGGGCCGTGGCCCACCACGAGCCGGCCCTGAGCGCACTGGGCGGCCCACTGCCGGCCGCTCTGCGCGCCGATGTGCTGCTCACCGGGGCCCCGGGCCCGGCCTCGCCCGGGCCGGGCGACCACCCGGCGCTGGATCCCCGGGCCCGCGGCACCCTCGTCCTGGTCGGCCATGGGAGGGCCGCCTCCTCGCCTGAGCCTGAGGTCACCACGCCCGAGCCCGCCGACGCCCCCACCACCCCGACGGCGCGGGTCCCGGCCACCTGGCGGACGGTGGAGGCCCGTGGGCACTCCTGGGGGAGGCACCGATGAGCCGCCGCGCCACCAGCAACTCCCGCCGCGGCCAGCGCCCCGCTGCCCCCGCCGCGCTCCGTACGCCCCACCGCCCCGCGGGCGGCCCGGCCCCCGCCCGGCTCCAGGCCCAGGAGGCGGGCGCCCGGGTGATGAGCGCCCCCGGGCGCCTGGAGCCCCTCCTGGCCGCGCTGCTGCTGACGGCCCTGTGGTGGCTGGGCCTTGACTCGCTCACCGGCCTGCTCGCCACGGGGCCCTGGCTGTACCAGGCGCTCGCGGTCTGCGCCGCCACCGTGCTGGTCACGGGAGTGGGGCGCTGCCTGTGGCCCCAGCGGGCCCTCATGATGATCCTGGCCGGGCTGGCCGCCGGTGCGGGCGCGGTGGCCTGGGCGGGGCGCGCCGGCCCCTTCCCCGAGATGTGGTGGCATGAGCCCTCCGGGGCGATGGCGGCGGTCCGGGCGCAGATCTCCCAGGGCGTGCCCCCGGTGGCACCCGCACCGGCGATGGCCTCACTGCTCCTCCTGTCCTGCCTGCTGCTGTCCTGGACCAGCGCCGTGCTCTCGGCCGGGGGCGGGGACGCCATCGCCGTCAGCGGCCTGCTGCCCGCCGGGCTCCTGCTGCTGCCCGCCCTGTTCCTCAGCACGACGCCGCCCACCGCCACCCTCGTCTCCGTCAGTGCCTGCCTGCTGGGCCTCATCAGCATCGCCGCCCCCGCCCGCTACTGGCCCGCGCGCAGCCACGGCCCCGGCAACGCCCACGGCCCCAGGCCCCTGCGGCGCCTGAGCGCCCTGGCCATGGGGCTGGCGGCCCTGGCCCTGGGCGGGGGCCTCATCAGCAGCGCCCCCACGACCCCGGACCACGTGTGGAACCCCGAGGGCGCCTCCTCCACCGTCCCCGACCTGAGTGTGGGGCTGTCCCGCGACCTGGTGCGCGGCTCCAACGCCACGGCCTTCTCCTACACCGGCCAGGCCGCCGAGGGCGAGAGCCTGCGCTTCACCCTGGGGGTCATCACCACCCTGGAGGAGGAGGTCTGGCAGCCGGACGCCACCGCCGAGGACCTGGCCGTCGACCAGCTCCGGGCGGGCGATCCCCCCAGCACCCTGACCGCCGGGGGCGCCGTCACCGCCGCGGGCCTGGATGCCCAGCAGGCGCGCGAGACCCTGGGCGCCCTGACCCTGACCACCCAGGGGCTGCGCACCGACCGCCTCCCCACCCTCCAGTCCACCGCCCTGGTCACCGAGCCGGTGGCCACACCCGACTCCCTGCCCCCGGGGGCGCAGGCCGAGGTCCCCGAGCTGGGGCAGTGGCGCTGGGTGCAGGCGAGCTCCACGGCACTTGCGGGCGCCACCCCCCTCAACCCGGGCAGCACCTACAGCCTCCTGGGGTGGAGCGCGGTGGCCGATGCCCAGGGGCGCCCCCGCACGCCGGTGCCCCTGCCCCCGGCCCCGCCCGACGCCGAGGCCCTGAGCGCCTACACGGCCCTGCCCGAGCAGACCCCGCCGGCCATCGCCGCCTTCGCCCAGGAGGCGGTCTCCCCGGCCGGGGCGGACCGGGCCTCCCAGGCGGCGGCCCTGGTGGCCCGGCTGCGCGGGCCGGACTTCACCTACGACGAGTCCGCCCCCTACGCCCAGGACACCTCTGCCATGGCCTCCATCGAGGCCTTCCTGGGCACCCGCAGCGGCTACTGCGTCCACTACGCCTCCGCCTTCACCGTCATGGCCCGCTCCCAGGGCATCCCCACCCGCATCGCCGTGGGCTACGCCTCGCGCAGCACCGGGCCCGAGCAGTGGACCGCCGTCACCGGCCACCAGCTCCACGCCTGGCCCGAGGTCTGGCTTGACGACGCCGGATGGGTGGCCTTCGAGCCCACGCCCGGCGGCGCCGGCCTGGCCGCCGATGAGGGGACGACGACGGGCAGTGCCAGTCCCGCACCGGCCACCAGCCCCGCGGGCGCGGCCACCCCCAGCGCGCCGCCCGAGTCGAGCACGCCGGCGGCGGGTGTGCCGGGGGCGGAGCCCACCGCGCCGTCGACGTCGCAGGGCTCCCAGCCCGGCGCCGAGAGCGGGATCGCGGCCCGCCTGGCCGGGGCGGCCATGGCGGTGGCCGCGGGCCTGGCCGCCCTGGCGGTGCTCGGCGCGCCGGCCCTGGCGCGCCAGGCCCTGCGGCGCCGCCGCCTGGCCCGGGTGCGCTGCGGGGATCAGCCCGCCCAGGCCGCCTGGGATGAGCTGCTGGCCACCGCCCAGGATCTGGGACTGCCCACCGCCGGTGGTGGGCGCGCCGCCACCGAGGGGGCGGTGGAGGAGGCCCTGGCCCGGGTGCTCCAGGCGGCCGAGACGGCCCGGAGGCCCCAGGCGGCGCCCGGCGAGGCGGGCCGGGAGGCCAGGAGGGCGCTGCGCACCCTGCGGCGGGCCGTCGTCGCCGAGCGCTACGGCCCCGCGGGCCGGGCCGGGGGACCGGCTGAGGATCTTCTCACTGCCCTGGAGGCCAGTGCGCGGGCGCTGGGGGCCGCCGCGGGGCGGGCCCGGCGCCTGGTGGCCGTCCTGGCGCCGGTCAGCCTGCTCCCTGCGGGCCTGCGCCCGGGTGGCCGGGCGCCCCGCAGGCCCGGGTGAGGCCGCCCGGGCGGGGTGCGGATGAGGCCAGCAGGACACGAGACGGTATCGCTGCCGAACTGTGATCATGAGAGGATGAGCGGGGCGCCGCAGACGTGCGCCCCGCACTGGCGGCGGTTGATGCACGACGAGGAAGGGCTTCTTCTCCATGGCCATGTACGAGCTCGACGGCAATCACCTCCTCCCGGTGCGACTGGGGCGCTCGGCGGATGCTGATACTCGGGCCCGTAGCCTGGCCGCCCTCCAGCGCCAGATCGTCGAGGTCCTGCGCCGGCCCCTGTTCCCCCTGGAGTGGGGCCGGGTCACGGGCGGGGAGAGCCTGACCGCCCTGGACGCCACCGGGCAGGTGGTGCTCGTCGAGGTCCTGCAGTCCCTCAGTGCCGCCGAGGTCATGGCGGCCATGGCCCGGCTGACCGCCACCGCCGCCCTGGGCAGGCGCGAGCTGGCCGGGCGCTACGCCGGGGGGCTGGTGTCCTTCCGCGAGGACTGGAACGAGTTCCGCGAGGCCATGCCCGCCCAGGTCGAGGCCGGTCCCCGGCTGACCCTGGTGACGGCCGCGCTGGCACCCGAGGTGCGCTCCAGCCTGTCGGTGCTCGTCGGCTCGGGGGTCGAGCTCTACGAGGTCGATGTGCGCGTGGTCGATGAGGCCCGCGTGGTGGTGGTCGTCGAGCAGATCGTGGACGGCTCCCTGGACGCCGAGGGTCCCCTGCTCGTGGCCCGCGCCCCCCGTCCCTCGCTGACCGGGCCGGAGCAGCGCACCGGCCAGGAGGCCGCCCCGGGCGCCTCGGCGCCCCGAGCGGCCCGGCCCAAGGCCGATCCGGTCACCGGCCCCATTGAGATCGTCATGCCCCGGGGCTCGGACGGCGCCCCGCACCGGCGCCGGGATGCCGCCTCCGGTGCCGGCCGCCGCTCTGGAGCCCGTGGCGCCGCGGGCATGCGCCGCACTCCCCAGTCGAGCGGCACCGAGGAGGGCGCCGCCCCTGAGGGCGCCCCGCAGCCGCCCAGTCAGGCCGCACGCTCAGAGGCGGCGGAGCGGGACTCCTCCTCCCCGGGGGCGCCCGGGCGGGCCTCCCGGGCCGGCGGTCGGTCGGATGAGGCCCCGGGCGGTACGAAGCGCGCAGCGCATGGTGCTGGACCGACCGGCGAGGAGAGCGCCGCCTCCAGGCAATCGCGACCGGTGGGATCCGGGGGAGCGGAGCCGGCCAGGCGGGGATCGTCGGGGCGCAGTGCCCACGCCGCCGTCTCGGCCCGCCGGGAGGCCGTGGTGCGGCGCGGCGTGCACGCCTCCGACGCCGTGGGCGGCCCTGAGACCGGCGGCAGCGGCAGCGAGCCGACGCAGGCGGGCGGTCCTCCAGACGCCCAGGCGCCCAGTGCGTCGTCGGGCACCACCCAGGAGATCCCCGCCGCCGGCGCAGGGCAGGCGGACGGGCCGGCCCACGGGGGCCCGGCCGCGGCCCAGGCCGATCCGTCCCCGGCGGTGCCCCAGGCACCGCCCCGCCTGACCCGCAGCTCCCTGCGCACGGGGGCGGGCGGTGCATCGACGCAGGAGACCGGCTCCTCCTGGGCGGCGGGCGGCGGGCCCGCTGCGGCCGCCATCCCCCCATCGCGGGGATCGGCCAAGGATGAGGACGACCTGGTGGCCATCGCCTCCAGCTTCGACCGCCCCCAGCGGATCATCTGGCAGGGGCTGCGCCGCGGCATCTACCACGAGGCGCAGCTGTCGGCCGCCGGCATCATCACCCTGGCCGACGGGCGCAAGTTCACCGACCCGACCTCAGCGGCCAACGCCGCCCAGAACGTCACCGACGCCGACGGGTGGCGCGTGTGGCGCCTGGGACTGCGCGGCCCCCACCTCAGCGAGCTGCGCGAGCGCCTGTCCCAGGACCGGTCGGGCTCCTGAGCGGGGTATCCCTCCCGTACGGCGTCCCTCCCCTACGGCCGACCACCGGGCCGGGCGCCTCAGCCTCACGGGTGGGTCGTGTGCATCGCTGGTCGTAGGGCCAGTGCCATCGCGGGCCACTAGAGGGTAGACAGCCCGGTGCTCCAGGCTGATCCCGGTCCGCAGCTCCCCGACCCCGCGGGCCGAGGAGATGACGATGAGCACGATCCGACGGGCGGCGGTCCTGGTCCTGCTGCCTTTGCTGTCGCTGCTGGCGGCCTGCTCCAGTGCCCCTCCCGCCAGCGCGCCCCCGGTGGAGGCTCCCAGCGGGACCCATGAGTTGACGGCGCAGGATGTCAATGCGTGGCTGGATGGCCAGTTGCCTGATGCGCTGAAGAACGGCGGTGTTCCGGGGGCTGTGGTCAGTGTGGTCAAGGACGGCCAGGTGCTGACCACTCGGGGCTATGGCTGGGCGCAGACGGGCGTCGGTGGTGGTGATCCGGTGGCGGTGGATGCGGAGTCGACGCTGTTCCGGGTGGGGTCGATCTCGAAGATCCCGACCTCGATCGCGGTCATGCAGTTGGTGGAGCAGGGAAAGCTCGACTTGGATGAGGACATCAGTGCTTACCTGGACTTCGAGATCGAGCGGGGCTTCGATGAGCCCCTGACCTTGCGCCACCTGCTCACCCATACTGCGGGCTTCGAGGAGAAGGCCAAGGCCGTGATCGAGGCCGGCGGCGGCCCCTCGGACCTGGAGGCCGCGGTCAAGAAGGACCGGCCGGCGCAGGTCTTCGCCCCGGGGACCACCCCGGCGTACTCCAACTACGGGATGGCTCTGGCGGGCTACATCGTCCAGCGCGCCAGTGGGCAGCCCTTCGAGGACTATATGCGTGAGCATGTCCTGGAGCCGGCGGGCATGGGCTCCTCGACCTACGCCCAGCCCCTGCCCGCCGAGCTGGAGGACAGGATGGCCGGCGGTTACACCACTGCGGACCAGCCCGCTCAGCCCTTCGAGTCGGTCAATGCGCCGGCGGGGGCGCTGACCGCCTCGGCCCCGGACTTCTCGGCCTTCATGATCGCCCAGCTGGAGCGCTCCCCCGAGCTGCTCTCTGAGGCGGGCTGGGAGCAGATGTGGAGCCCGAACCCCGATCCCGAGGGGCTGGGCGACCTGGCCAAGGGCGACCGCATGGGCCTGGGCTACTGGATCTATGAGCGCAACGGTCACCGCATTGTCGAGCATGGCGGAGACACCGCCTTCTTCCACTCCGATTTTGAGATCTACCCCGAGGACGGCGTCGGCATCTTCATCGCCATGAACGGTGGCGGCACTGAGAATGCCAGTGGGACCATCCGCACCGATCTCATGGAGGGCTTCACCGACCGCTACTTCCCCGCCGAGCAGGACGCCGACCAGGCGGGCGCCGCCGGCCAGCAGGCGGATCCGGAGCAGTCGCGCGAGCGGGCCGCGCAGGTGGCCGGCAGCTACCAGGTGGCGCGTGGTTCCTTCACCACCTCCCTGGCGATCTTCGCCCCTCTCCAGACCGTGAGCGTCTCGGCCCGGGACAACGGCAACCTGGTGATCAGCGCTCAGGGGCAGACCCTGGAGTATGAGGAGATCGAGCCCTGGGTGTGGCAGCGGGTCGGGGGCTATGACCGCATTGCCGCCGACACCAGCGGGCCGGGCGTGCGCCTGTCATTCGTGGGGCCCCACACCCTCCTGCCTATTGGCGTGAGCACGCAGCTGCTCCTGCCTGTGCTGGCCGGTGGTGTGGTGCTCCTCGTCATCGTCCTGGTGTCCTGGCCGGTCGGTGCCGTGCTGAGGCGCAGGGCGATCCGTGGCGGCGGGCAGGCCTCTCCTGCGCTGCCCTGGGCGGGCCGGCTCGCCCGGATCGGGGGACTCATCGCCCTGCTGGTCACCCCCGGCTGGCTGGTGATATGGTCCTTGGCCTTCTCCAGCCTCGAGTTCTCCAGCGATCTGCTGCTCAGGGTCATGCAGATCCTCCAGTGGGTGGGCGTCCTGGCGATTGTCCCGGCGGCCTGGGACCTGTGGACGGCGCTGCGGGGCCGGGAGGGATGGCGGCGCATCACCGTCTCCGGCCTGCTTGTCCTGGGCCTGGTGGCACTGGCCTGGGTGGCCTGGTCCGCCAACCTGCTGACCTCCGGCACCCGCTACTAGGAGGAGGAGAGGGATGAGGACAGTGCCATGGGGCGGCAGCGCACCGGTGGCCCCGGCCGTCGTGCCCGCGAGCACCGCTCCGGTGATCTCCTCGCGCGGCCGGGCGGGCAGGCGGCGGATCACTACCGCCTCCCCGCTGCTGGCGGCCCTGCCGGCCTATGAGCAGGGACAATGACGCCATGACTCTCCTGGGCCGGTCCTCGCCGCTACGCAACGATGTCCTGCTGGCCCTCGGGATGGCCCTCGCCCAGGGGGCCGCGGTGATCCTGCTGGGGTCGGTCAGCGACCCCTTCCCGGCCTCCTTCATCCGCCTCGGGGCGGGACTACTGGCGGCTGAGGGGCTCGCCCTGGTGCTGTGGCGCTCCCGGCCCCTGGTGTGCCTTGCCCTGGTGTGGTCGATCGAGGTGCTCCTCGTGCTCATCCTGCCCCAGGGGTACGTCGTCCATGGCTATGGCCCCTCCGTGGTCGCCTTCGCCATCGGCATGCGCCTGCCCCTGCGCCCGGCGACGGCGCTCCTGAGCGCACTGGCGATCGTCGAGATGGCGGTCATGCAGTGGAGGAGCCCCGCCGACCCATGGCAGGGAGGCGCGGCCGTCCTCCTCGGCTCGCTGGGCGCCTACCTGCTGCCGATGCTCGGAGGCGCGGCCCTGGCCAGCAGCCGCAGGTATGACACCGCCCTGCGCGAGCTCGTCAGGCGGGAGCACGCCCGTCAGCTGGAGGTCGCCCTCATCCAGGAGCGGCGCCGCCTGGCCGGCGAGCTGCACGACGTCGCCGCCCACCACCTGGCCGGGATCGCCGTGCAGGCCTCCGCCATCGAGAGGCTCATCGGCCGTGACCCCGCCGCCGCCAGGTCCGCCGCGGCCCAACTGCGCGGGCAGGCCAAGGAGGCACTGGCGGGCCTGCGCTCCGTCGTCGGGCTGCTGCGGCGCGACCACGAGGACGGAGCCGCCCCGCCCGGCCTGGCGGACCTGCCGGCCCTCATCGAGTCCATCAGCGACGTCGGCGCCGATATCCGCATGCGCACCGATGCGCAGGGCCCGCCCCCGCGCCTGTCCCCGCAGGAGGGGGCCGCCGTCTACCGCGTCGCCCAGCAGGCCATCAGCAACGCCCTCCAGCACGCCCCGGGGGCCCGGATCCTCGTCGAGGTGCGCAGGGCCGGGGACCGCCTCATCCTGTGCGTGACCAACACCGCCGCGCAGCAGGAGCCCAGTGAGTCGGGCGGCGGGGGCACGGGGCTGGCGGTCATGCGCGAGCGCGCCGCCGCCGTCGGCGGTCAGCTGGAGGCCGGGCCGAGTCCGCAGGGCGGCTGGCGGGTACGGTTGGCCCTGCCCCTGGTCCAGGAGGAGGACGCATGATCACAGTGGTACTGGTCGACGACCAGGTGGTCGTGCGCGCCGGGTTCCGGGTCCTGCTGGAGGAGCACGGCGACATCACCGTGGTGGGGGAGGCCGGCGGGGGCCGCGAGGCGGTGCGCGTGGTGCGCCAGACCCGGCCCGACGTGGTGTGCATGGACCTGCGCATGCCCCAGGGCGATGGCCTGAGCGCCACCCGGACGATCGTTGCCGAGCGCCACGACGGCTCACCGGCCGTCCTGGTGGTCACCACCTTCGACATGGACGCCGACGTCTTCGGCGCCCTGGAGGCCGGGGCGGACGGCTTCATCCTCAAGGACTGCGAGCCCGAGGAGCTGGTGGGGGCCGTGCGCCGGCTCGCCCAGGGACAGGGGCTGGTCGACCACAGCGTCACCCGCCGGGTCATCGCCGAGTTCGCCCGCCGCCAGGCCCCGGTGGTCAACCACGGGCAGCTGGCCCTGCTCACCGAGCGTGAGCGGGAGGTGATGGAGCTGCTGGCCAGCGGCATGTCCAATGCGGAGATCGCCGCCGAGCTCGTGGTGGAGACCAGCACCGTCAAGTCCCACCTCACCAGGATCCTGCCCAAGATCGGGGCCCGCGACCGGGTCCAGGCCGTCGTGTGGGCCTTCCGCAACGGGCTGGCCTGAGGGCCGCCACCGGCCCTGCGCGCCGGCGGGACTGTCACATGAGCACGTAGGCGGCCAGCCAGCGGCGCATGGCGGAGAAGACCTGCTCGCGCACCGGCGGCTCGGACAGGGTCAGATCGTGCACCCCGCCGCGGAAGCGCGCCACCGTCACCAGGTCCCCCAGTTGGACCGAGCGGCGGGCCGTGGCATCGGCGTCGATGATCGTGTCGGCGTGGCGGGAGTCCGGCGAGCGCCCCACCCCCAGGCGGGTGCGCGCCGAACTCATCGACAGCACCGGGCAGCGGATATCCAGGCCCTGGGCCACGCGCGCGTGCCCGGCCAGGATCGCCTGCAGCCAGCCGGGGCGGATGGGGGCCGAGGGCTTGAGCGACCAGGCCCGGTTGATCTCCCAGCCGGTGACATAGGGGTCGCCCTCCCAGGAGGGGTCCGGCAGCTCGCCGTCGAGCTCGGGATCCCAGCCGTCGGTGATGGAGAAGGACTTGGCCGGGTCGATCATGCCGCTGAGCAGGGCCATGCGCGGGTCGCGCAGCGCCAGGGTCCGGATGACCGGCTCGCCCACGGTGCGCAGCAGGTCCGAGCCGTGCATCTCCAGCCAGGCGGAGTTGAGCACCAGGGCGCTCAGGGCCCCGGGGTGGCGGTCGGCCCACAGACAGGCGATGAGCCCGCCGGTGGAGTGGCCCGAGAGCACCAGGTCGGCCTCCCAGTCCTGCTCGGCGCGGATGACCCCCAGGGCCAGCCCCAGGTCCTCGTCGTACTCGGCCAGGGAGGTGCACCACCCGTGCAGTTGGCCCTCGCGCCACGAGCGCCCGTAGCGGCGCAGGTCCAGGGCGTAGAAGGCGCCCCCGATCCGGGAGATCTCACGGGCCAGGTGGGTTTGGAAGAAGTAGTCGTTCCAGCCGTGGACGTAGAGGTAGATGAAGGTCGGGCTCGACGGCGTGCCGGGGATGGCCTGCGGGTCCAGGGCCGGCAGGTGGCGCACGAGGGTGGCCACGGCGCCGTCGTCCTCATCGTCGGGCAGCAGCTCCAGGGTGCGGGCCTGGAAGCCCGGGCCCAGGATGTCGGGCCCCCAGGCCCCCACCGGCGCGTGCTCCGTGGCCTGCTGGGGCGGTGGCGGAGGCGTGGAGGTGCGGGGCTGCGAAGGGCTGCTGGAGTCGGGCACGCCACCATTGTGGCCACTGCGCTGCGGCACCGCTCCCGGCTTCGCCCTCAGCGCTGAGAGGCCCCGCGCGTATCCGCCCCTGACGCCGCGGATCCGACCTTGAGGACGCACATCCGCTCCCTGCGGGCCTGCCGATCTGCTTTCTGGTGCTCCGATCCGCGAGTAGGACGGAGGCGTTGAGACCTCCTCAGCCGTCGCGGTGAAAAACGGACCAGGGCACCTTCTGCGGCAACTTCCACAGTCATCCTGGAGTGAGGATCGCTTTTCTTTAGTCGCGCACAGTCTGTTCGCGTGATGGATCCCGTTGGGGCCTGCGGTGTCCCTCGTTACGTACTGGTGGGTGACGGCACGATCGTTCGAACGGCGGGGCCGGAGGCGACTTCGGGGATCTGAGTGATGACTGTGCCGACGACGTGGCGGTAGTTGTTGAGTTGTTCGGCAGTGAAATCTCCCGTGGCGTTGTTGATGGTGAGGCGAACGGTGAGGAGGTGGCCATCCGGATAGAGCCATGATATGTATGCTCCATTGTTGACCTCCCACGTCCATCCGCTTCCCTCTTGGCCCTCAAAAGTAATCGCTGTGAGGGACTCGGAAAATACATTCGGAATGTCTTGAAAATCAACAGGGCCATCAAATCCCGGGTTGTCAGGGAGTGTAGTGCTTGGCTGGTAAGTGAACTCAAAAAAACCGAATTCATCCGTTTTGCTGGAATGCATAGTGCAATCATAGTAATAGCCTGAGCGGCCATAGACCCTTTCCGAGGCGGATGAGTGCGTATACCTGTAGGTCACTGTTAAGAACCCGAGGGTCTCGGTGAGCGCCTCGTTGGGAAGGACTCCGCACAGCACTTCATCGGTGAGGGGCGCTGGGGGCGTGGGTGTGCCACTAGGGTTAATGCTTCCGGATAACGCGCAACCTGCTAGAGTGAGCACTAGGAGGCTTGTGCTCACTTGCGTAAGTCTGTCGACCAACAGTCTTCCCATGAAATTCGCCTACTTATCAACGTGGATGGAAGTCGTAGAACTCCAGTCTCGATCTCTAAGTAACGCCCAACGCTTTTCGCTTTCCTCTCCAGGTGTCCACCGCTCTTTGGTAAGGTTTCTTTGAGCTGCCTCAGGATTAATCTGCCATTGCACTGAAGGCCTCAACCAGAGGGTTGTGCACTTTATAGTTTCCGTTTAACCAGGTATCAACGCTCTTTGTGGGATTATTTTGATGTTCGTGATCTTCGAGCTGATCCGCGAGGCGTACTAGAAAAGACGCTATCATTTCGAGGCAATGGAGCGTGCACTATCGTTGCTGTGGCGTGAGTCGCATTCTTTGATGTGGGTGTGGAGCTCCACTGCGATTCGGGCTTCCGCCGTCTCGTCACGCCCCGGCCAGGAAGTCGCGCAGGATCGCGTCCATCTGGTCGGCCTCGATGAGGAAGCCGTCATGGCCGTGCAGGGAGGAGATCGTCGCCCGGCGCGCCCCCGCGATCCCCCGCTCCAGCTCCTCGGCCTGGGCGGGCAGGAAGAGCCGGTCGGAGTCCACATCCACCACCAGGGTGCGCGCGCTCACCCGCCCCAGGGCCGCCTCGATCCCGCCGCGTCCCGTGCCCACGTCGTGGACCATCATCGAATGGGTGACGATGAGGTAGGTGTTGGCATCGAAGCGCGCCAGCAGCTTGCCCGCGTGGTAGTCCAGGTAGGACTCCACCTGGTAGCGGCCACCCACCGCCGGGTCCTCCGCCCCCTGGTGGCGGCGCCCGAAGCGCTCATCGAGCTCGGCGGCCGAGCGGTAGGTCGTATGCGCCAGGGC belongs to Actinomyces capricornis and includes:
- a CDS encoding transglutaminase-like domain-containing protein, with the translated sequence MSRRATSNSRRGQRPAAPAALRTPHRPAGGPAPARLQAQEAGARVMSAPGRLEPLLAALLLTALWWLGLDSLTGLLATGPWLYQALAVCAATVLVTGVGRCLWPQRALMMILAGLAAGAGAVAWAGRAGPFPEMWWHEPSGAMAAVRAQISQGVPPVAPAPAMASLLLLSCLLLSWTSAVLSAGGGDAIAVSGLLPAGLLLLPALFLSTTPPTATLVSVSACLLGLISIAAPARYWPARSHGPGNAHGPRPLRRLSALAMGLAALALGGGLISSAPTTPDHVWNPEGASSTVPDLSVGLSRDLVRGSNATAFSYTGQAAEGESLRFTLGVITTLEEEVWQPDATAEDLAVDQLRAGDPPSTLTAGGAVTAAGLDAQQARETLGALTLTTQGLRTDRLPTLQSTALVTEPVATPDSLPPGAQAEVPELGQWRWVQASSTALAGATPLNPGSTYSLLGWSAVADAQGRPRTPVPLPPAPPDAEALSAYTALPEQTPPAIAAFAQEAVSPAGADRASQAAALVARLRGPDFTYDESAPYAQDTSAMASIEAFLGTRSGYCVHYASAFTVMARSQGIPTRIAVGYASRSTGPEQWTAVTGHQLHAWPEVWLDDAGWVAFEPTPGGAGLAADEGTTTGSASPAPATSPAGAATPSAPPESSTPAAGVPGAEPTAPSTSQGSQPGAESGIAARLAGAAMAVAAGLAALAVLGAPALARQALRRRRLARVRCGDQPAQAAWDELLATAQDLGLPTAGGGRAATEGAVEEALARVLQAAETARRPQAAPGEAGREARRALRTLRRAVVAERYGPAGRAGGPAEDLLTALEASARALGAAAGRARRLVAVLAPVSLLPAGLRPGGRAPRRPG
- a CDS encoding restriction system modified-DNA reader domain-containing protein, translating into MAMYELDGNHLLPVRLGRSADADTRARSLAALQRQIVEVLRRPLFPLEWGRVTGGESLTALDATGQVVLVEVLQSLSAAEVMAAMARLTATAALGRRELAGRYAGGLVSFREDWNEFREAMPAQVEAGPRLTLVTAALAPEVRSSLSVLVGSGVELYEVDVRVVDEARVVVVVEQIVDGSLDAEGPLLVARAPRPSLTGPEQRTGQEAAPGASAPRAARPKADPVTGPIEIVMPRGSDGAPHRRRDAASGAGRRSGARGAAGMRRTPQSSGTEEGAAPEGAPQPPSQAARSEAAERDSSSPGAPGRASRAGGRSDEAPGGTKRAAHGAGPTGEESAASRQSRPVGSGGAEPARRGSSGRSAHAAVSARREAVVRRGVHASDAVGGPETGGSGSEPTQAGGPPDAQAPSASSGTTQEIPAAGAGQADGPAHGGPAAAQADPSPAVPQAPPRLTRSSLRTGAGGASTQETGSSWAAGGGPAAAAIPPSRGSAKDEDDLVAIASSFDRPQRIIWQGLRRGIYHEAQLSAAGIITLADGRKFTDPTSAANAAQNVTDADGWRVWRLGLRGPHLSELRERLSQDRSGS
- a CDS encoding serine hydrolase domain-containing protein — translated: MSTIRRAAVLVLLPLLSLLAACSSAPPASAPPVEAPSGTHELTAQDVNAWLDGQLPDALKNGGVPGAVVSVVKDGQVLTTRGYGWAQTGVGGGDPVAVDAESTLFRVGSISKIPTSIAVMQLVEQGKLDLDEDISAYLDFEIERGFDEPLTLRHLLTHTAGFEEKAKAVIEAGGGPSDLEAAVKKDRPAQVFAPGTTPAYSNYGMALAGYIVQRASGQPFEDYMREHVLEPAGMGSSTYAQPLPAELEDRMAGGYTTADQPAQPFESVNAPAGALTASAPDFSAFMIAQLERSPELLSEAGWEQMWSPNPDPEGLGDLAKGDRMGLGYWIYERNGHRIVEHGGDTAFFHSDFEIYPEDGVGIFIAMNGGGTENASGTIRTDLMEGFTDRYFPAEQDADQAGAAGQQADPEQSRERAAQVAGSYQVARGSFTTSLAIFAPLQTVSVSARDNGNLVISAQGQTLEYEEIEPWVWQRVGGYDRIAADTSGPGVRLSFVGPHTLLPIGVSTQLLLPVLAGGVVLLVIVLVSWPVGAVLRRRAIRGGGQASPALPWAGRLARIGGLIALLVTPGWLVIWSLAFSSLEFSSDLLLRVMQILQWVGVLAIVPAAWDLWTALRGREGWRRITVSGLLVLGLVALAWVAWSANLLTSGTRY
- a CDS encoding DUF58 domain-containing protein, translated to MSRVLSPPAPAPGVQRPGPVGPPRPVRLPRVGLTARGWGLVALAALMALAWYLLRLHLLTHAALLLLAPVATALLAVVVIVVANLLRRPRAELSLLGLPQVGQRVRVEIRTGCLLPRFLPAWVAWRVGQAPSAPALTPLERGTSLLMVGAARRGPAPLEALGIEVIEPLGLARARLPLGAGLTVLVLPQPLPLPETLAAPQASLRPGGRAGEQGEERVGSLRDYRPGDALASIHWKQSARLDRLVVTEPEHEARPRPRLALVVDLGAYQGPEQAETAVALAAGVIETWEQERRSVDLLLLSRCGAPQAGRAGEASWLRLRYRCEEERVPALARVLALLEHGAPDPLDALRRAVAHHEPALSALGGPLPAALRADVLLTGAPGPASPGPGDHPALDPRARGTLVLVGHGRAASSPEPEVTTPEPADAPTTPTARVPATWRTVEARGHSWGRHR